From Methanomicrobia archaeon:
GGTACAGGGCACGGCATAGCGGATATATTCCTTGAGCTCGGGCTCCATGTGGATGAGCACGCGGTCCACATGCTGCACCGCGGTCCTGATCTGCGTCTCGAGCTGCTCACTCAGGTGATGTGCCCGCTCAAGATCCTTAAGGTTCGTCTCCACCTTCAGCTCGATGAAAATAAACTTGCCGGAGCTCCGCGCTTTCAGTGAGGTGATCTTCCGGACACAGCAATTGTTCGTCACGATCTCACGGATCTGGTTCAGCGCATCGTAATCGATCGACGCGTCCAGCAAGACCTTGACCGAGTCCTTGAAGATCTCGTAGCCCGCCCGGAAGATGAGCACTGAGACGACGATGCCCGCAATCGAATCAAGAGACGAGAACCCAAAATAATAGCCCACCAATCCCCATACTACCGCTACGGACGATAAGGCATCTGATCGCGTGTGTTGCCCGTCCGCGATCAAGCTGGGCGAATTGATCGCGCGGCCGACCGTGAGCTTATACCTGCTTAAGATCAGCGCGGTCGCAACCGATAGCAGTGCCACCAGGAGTGCCGGTCCCAGGTTGGTTACGATTGCGGTTCCAAACTGCTCAACCGACGTGAGGATGATCTCATAGCCCGCATAGAAGATCGCGAGCGCAAGGAACAGGCTGGCTATA
This genomic window contains:
- a CDS encoding cation diffusion facilitator family transporter, producing MIPQERDKKAALLSIVVSACLAVVKYGIGIISGSVALLADAIHSFTDIISSFGVFIGLVISSRKPTEEFPYGFYKIENIASLFLALAIFYAGYEIILTSVEQFGTAIVTNLGPALLVALLSVATALILSRYKLTVGRAINSPSLIADGQHTRSDALSSVAVVWGLVGYYFGFSSLDSIAGIVVSVLIFRAGYEIFKDSVKVLLDASIDYDALNQIREIVTNNCCVRKITSLKARSSGKFIFIELKVETNLKDLERAHHLSEQLETQIRTAVQHVDRVLIHMEPELKEYIRYAVPCTDNNGLRSKVSAHFGEAAYFCLFDIRTAKNELTKLEIIKNPYRTLEKRKGMKAAELLVSQRIDKLLSKESMAEKSAFYVLDDASVETETTDAATVEEIVASLIRRA